The genomic interval ATTTGTttgaacagaaatataaatcagGTGAAGTGGAATAATGTAGATGTGATAATGTACGaatgtaataatgaaataatgtgaTTGACAGATCCATGTTGTAGTGGGACAAAAGCAGTAACAGGTCATTTGGGACAGACGCTGATGATCAACTGCTTCTATCCAGTAGAGTTTGAAACAAACCCCAAGTCCTTCTACAGAATAGATGGTTTCAGTGAATCTGAACTGATCCGTACCAGTGGAACAGAACAACACCAGGACGGCAGGTTCTCCATTTCTGATGACAGGAAGAATAAAGTTTTCAGTGTGAACATCCCTGATTTGAGAAAAGATGATGGAGGACTTTATTCCTGTGCAGTTACTGAAGACATGAGTTTATTCAGTTATCTGTCGCTCTTCACAGAAATTCAGCTCCAAGTTACTGGTGAGATTTATTTTACTACCATATTAcagtgaattattaaaaaacaccTCAGTTAAAAATAGTTTCTCTAAGTGGTACAATGAGTCTTACTGCTGCTTATCATCTGTTATTTACTGACAATACTGTATACAATCAACAACAACGTGTCTTTATGTCAGTCAACAGTTTGAACCCACAAAGTTCAGAACAATCCACAGTCAGAGTTATGACTtatctgtgttttctttgtgttattaatatatGAACATGGGATTACTTTCTGGTTCCTGTAAACAGAAGTAACAAAAGACACAACAGAGAATCCAGATGTCACATCAGACACATCTGAGTCTGGTAagatattaaatacacacatttaggGTCTGTTCTCTTTGTCACCAGATGACAGCTATGATAAGCCACTGTTagggtaaatttagctttaagtGGTTACTGTGCACCCAGTTGTTTGCTACTGTGCTGCTAAGTGCTAAGCTAACCCAGTTGGTTGCTGGAATGTTGCTTAGCAGTGTCTGTGGTATTCCTTGGTTGTAAAGGTATTGTAAGGAAGTTGCGATGCCATCCCAAGTGGTTGTGCTGAGAAGCCATTTAGTTATGCTAGTGTGTCACTAAGTAGTTCTTACGGTATTCCATGTGGTTGCTGTGACACTAAAAATATGCAGCACTATGTAGAAATCCTCTATGGACTAAAGTAGCTTTCACAACTATTGGTAAGTTTTCCAAGAGTGGACGAGGGTGAAATTAATGACACACAGATAAAGGTCTGAGTTCACTCtatatttcttctctttatcAAGTCTTATACATTTAAAAGTTATACAATTCTGTAGGGCTACTTTGTCTATtagtaatttttttccttttaacacTTTCTACTTATTGTCATGGTTCAGATCAGCAGATTTCAAATGACAAACTGGCTCTAtgtcaaatataaataaattagacaGAAGCTAAACATAAAATCCTTTGGTTAATACAGCAGTTTTCTTTCAACAGCAACACAACGTAGGTAAAACTCTTCAGGTTAACCTGCTCCATCACTGATTATATGATGGTTTaactcatttgtttaaaaatgcatgATGACATTATTCAGCTGTTCAGAAGTGAATATTCACCATAATGTCATCAGCAGGATcctcattcatcatcatcatcatcatcatcatcatcatcatcactgtgtgtgtctttgtgctgcTGATGGGAGGATTTGTACTCGGCTACAAGttgagacacaaaacacaaggtACTGAACAAACATGAAACACCAGCATGCTAAAACACTTCTCTGCCTAGGATTTCATTATAAAATCCCTGTACGGctggtgttttatttgtttttgcagaTTCTGCCCCTTTAAGCCagagaacagaaacaaataacacgGTGAGTGAAAATGATGGTGTAATAATAAGGATAAAGGGAAAATTCAATAAAACTCAGAATACTTCCACAACTGTACTGCTCTTTGTTACACCACTGCCCGTGCTGACTGCCAAAAACGTACGAAATTTGTGACTAATGTTTGTTGATTCATGATCACAATGTGTGTCATTATCCGTTATTAGATGTGTCTAATGATTTTAATTCAAAATGAttgtgactgattttttttcctattatctgttcatctctgtttatttcagGCTGCTGATTATGAAAACGATCTATTGCAGATTCAGAACAATATGATGTCTCCAGTCTACCAAAGCCTAATTCCCAATACAAAGCAATCAGATTCAGTCTACCAGAGTCTAGAGGCTAAcaccaaccaatcagattcagtctaCCAAAGCCTAACTGCAAGcactaaccaatcagattcagtctaCCAAAGCCTAACTCTAAGCACTAAACAATCAGATTCAGTCTACCAGAGTTTAGAGGGTAAcacaaccaatcagattcagtctaCCGGATTCTAGACGTCAAAACCAACTAACGCCAATCAGTCAGATTCATTATTCTGGAGCTTAACTCTCAAAACCATGTTAAATAAAAGCAATGTAAAACTTTGTATCCTGTTATCATCTAAACCTGTAAATGCATTCTGCACATGTCCAGACACTGggatgtgattttatttttttctaatcttgtgtatttattctcaactat from Tachysurus fulvidraco isolate hzauxx_2018 unplaced genomic scaffold, HZAU_PFXX_2.0 HiC_scaffold_221_np12, whole genome shotgun sequence carries:
- the LOC113636653 gene encoding CMRF35-like molecule 8, translating into MNFVNLQITSPVYFCKFKVETDCKYLITAQISEINNLIHKDRIALLYTGGLITLIYRNLSLQDTGMYQIGEFSGWNYDINLKVNSDPCCSGTKAVTGHLGQTLMINCFYPVEFETNPKSFYRIDGFSESELIRTSGTEQHQDGRFSISDDRKNKVFSVNIPDLRKDDGGLYSCAVTEDMSLFSYLSLFTEIQLQVTEVTKDTTENPDVTSDTSESAGSSFIIIIIIIIIIITVCVFVLLMGGFVLGYKLRHKTQDSAPLSQRTETNNTAADYENDLLQIQNNMMSPVYQSLIPNTKQSDSVYQSLEANTNQSDSVYQSLTASTNQSDSVYQSLTLSTKQSDSVYQSLEGNTTNQIQSTGF